The following proteins are co-located in the Clostridiales bacterium genome:
- a CDS encoding spore cortex-lytic protein, with amino-acid sequence MTFGFSRELQRCSRWSCFRTVSLRKLACLIPLRTMENEGEAMAIISRPDVAPIPENITVHLGAPDAAAENITVPFPEYIKNVASGTLNPTWPDAALLANIYAQISLALNRIQTESYRDKGYLFDLTNHEPYEQNFVPGRDIYENISRIVDENFDSYIVRSGSKAAAFTPYCDGVETTCEGLSQWGSVELAKQGKKPYEILTFYYGEDIDLVRDIPIDANFESYPRYPLRVGSSGREVGIIQHEINRIAENYPVIPRIQNPDGNFTREMEASIKAFQRIFRLPEDGVVGKSTWYKIKYVYDSVKGLGELFSGRVGSGDFKRPADASWKEGDSGIWVMLIQYYMRSLSCYYHILPLVEISGTFGPETSEAAKALVSIYGLPWNGLIDADVLARFYQDYLVKLKNIPEDCLPEEPVYPGYLLYRGMGDNNVRLIQGYLRGIAEKDPDIPMVSVTGVFDAVTEAAVSAFDSKYLGEGQGDVLIGPITWSAIISVYHQLQ; translated from the coding sequence ATGACATTCGGATTTTCGAGGGAGTTACAACGCTGCAGCAGATGGAGCTGCTTCAGAACCGTCAGCCTCAGGAAACTTGCATGCCTGATACCTTTGAGAACAATGGAAAACGAGGGTGAGGCTATGGCAATCATCAGCAGGCCGGACGTAGCGCCTATCCCCGAAAACATAACGGTCCATCTGGGTGCCCCCGATGCGGCTGCAGAAAACATAACCGTTCCCTTTCCCGAATATATTAAAAATGTTGCTTCCGGTACCCTGAACCCAACATGGCCCGACGCCGCACTTCTGGCAAACATATACGCACAAATCAGTCTGGCGTTAAATCGGATTCAAACGGAATCGTATCGGGACAAAGGTTATCTGTTCGATTTGACAAACCATGAACCTTATGAACAGAATTTCGTTCCGGGTCGTGATATCTATGAAAATATCAGCCGGATTGTCGATGAAAACTTTGACAGCTATATCGTCAGAAGTGGAAGCAAAGCGGCGGCGTTTACGCCCTACTGCGACGGTGTGGAAACAACCTGTGAGGGCCTATCACAGTGGGGTTCGGTAGAACTGGCGAAACAGGGAAAAAAACCTTATGAGATTCTAACATTTTATTACGGAGAAGACATTGATTTAGTACGGGACATTCCTATAGATGCAAATTTTGAATCCTATCCTCGATATCCTTTGCGGGTTGGCTCCAGCGGCCGGGAGGTCGGTATTATACAGCATGAAATAAATCGCATTGCTGAAAACTATCCAGTCATACCAAGAATTCAGAACCCAGACGGTAATTTTACAAGAGAAATGGAAGCCTCGATCAAAGCCTTTCAGCGAATCTTTCGTCTTCCAGAGGATGGTGTGGTGGGAAAGAGCACCTGGTACAAGATAAAATATGTTTATGACAGTGTCAAGGGACTGGGAGAACTGTTTTCCGGAAGAGTGGGGTCTGGCGATTTCAAGCGGCCTGCAGACGCCTCTTGGAAAGAAGGGGATTCAGGAATCTGGGTGATGTTGATCCAGTATTATATGCGTTCCCTCTCATGCTACTACCATATCCTTCCTCTGGTAGAAATTTCGGGTACCTTCGGTCCAGAAACCAGCGAAGCGGCAAAAGCTTTGGTGAGTATCTATGGGCTTCCCTGGAACGGATTGATTGATGCTGATGTTCTGGCGAGGTTTTATCAGGACTACCTTGTTAAATTAAAGAATATTCCGGAGGATTGTCTTCCTGAGGAACCCGTTTATCCGGGATATCTATTATACCGTGGGATGGGAGACAATAACGTCAGGCTGATTCAGGGCTATTTGCGAGGAATAGCAGAAAAAGATCCTGATATCCCGATGGTATCTGTTACAGGTGTTTTCGATGCTGTTACGGAAGCCGCTGTGAGTGCCTTTGACAGTAAGTATTTGGGAGAAGGTCAGGGAGATGTACTGATCGGACCGATTACATGGAGCGCCATCATATCAGTGTACCATCAGCTGCAGTAA
- a CDS encoding class I SAM-dependent methyltransferase, whose translation MDSTIRKSSGVQHHGIDKMFYKTMFKDLFADPCTVHFWDGEEEHYGSGESKFRLTFNEPIPKADIIADPSMAFGEAYMHGIIDIEGSVREAVESLYNNKNSFLRQGHLYNRALKLLSNNKKRSRENIEHHYDIGNEFYKLWLDETMTYSCGYFHSQDDTLCQAQKNKVDYILKKMNLKEGQTLLDIGCGWGQLILTAVKQYKVKALGVTLSSEQHDKVKERIKEEGLEDSLAVELRDYRELKDRTFDRIVSVGMLEHVGKDHLQEYFSHVSSMLKDGGVSLLHCITGIHEGAGGTNSWINKYIFPGGYIPSIQELVAHISGEELHLVDVESLRRHYGKTLEHWAQNFEEALPQIRKTKDEVFIRMWRMYLNSCAASFNSGNIDLHQFLFTKDITEDIPFCRDYLYRC comes from the coding sequence ATGGATTCAACAATAAGAAAGAGCAGCGGTGTACAGCATCATGGGATCGACAAAATGTTTTATAAGACTATGTTTAAGGATTTGTTTGCCGATCCGTGCACAGTACACTTCTGGGATGGAGAAGAGGAACACTACGGCTCTGGTGAGAGTAAATTTCGACTGACCTTCAATGAGCCGATTCCCAAAGCGGATATTATAGCCGATCCATCCATGGCATTCGGTGAAGCGTATATGCATGGAATCATCGATATTGAAGGCAGTGTTCGGGAAGCAGTGGAATCACTGTATAACAACAAAAATAGTTTCCTAAGACAGGGGCATCTTTACAATCGAGCATTAAAACTTCTCTCAAACAACAAGAAGCGAAGCAGAGAAAATATAGAACATCATTACGACATTGGAAATGAATTTTACAAGCTCTGGCTTGATGAGACCATGACCTATTCCTGCGGATACTTTCATTCCCAAGATGATACCCTTTGCCAGGCTCAGAAAAACAAGGTTGACTATATCTTAAAAAAAATGAACCTAAAAGAAGGGCAGACACTGCTGGATATTGGCTGCGGCTGGGGACAACTGATTCTCACGGCAGTAAAGCAGTATAAGGTGAAGGCCTTAGGCGTCACACTGAGTTCTGAGCAGCATGACAAGGTGAAGGAAAGAATTAAAGAGGAAGGGCTGGAAGACAGCCTTGCGGTGGAACTTCGAGACTACAGGGAATTGAAGGATAGGACGTTCGATCGGATTGTAAGTGTCGGAATGCTGGAACATGTGGGCAAGGATCATCTACAGGAATACTTCTCCCATGTGAGCTCCATGCTTAAGGACGGCGGAGTATCGCTTCTGCATTGCATCACAGGAATTCACGAGGGAGCAGGCGGAACCAACTCGTGGATCAATAAGTATATTTTTCCCGGAGGCTACATCCCGAGCATACAGGAGCTGGTTGCACATATTTCCGGAGAGGAATTGCATCTGGTCGATGTGGAAAGCCTCAGAAGGCATTATGGTAAGACGTTAGAACATTGGGCCCAAAATTTTGAAGAGGCCTTACCGCAAATCAGAAAGACCAAGGATGAGGTTTTCATTCGGATGTGGAGAATGTACCTGAATTCCTGTGCTGCATCTTTCAACAGTGGGAATATTGATCTTCACCAATTTCTTTTTACAAAAGATATAACGGAAGATATTCCTTTTTGCAGAGATTATTTATACCGCTGCTAA
- a CDS encoding phosphotransferase: MDELVQKKLRLIFQDDNIIFDRSRFAGGLTNYNYIMEIQGKEYVVRLPGGMTNQMIDRKIEKVNNTIACDLGLNSECYYFDDISGIKISVYLKNSKNIAQADPCDFVNIKAVSGLMKRVHQSAKPFPNRFDWEAELNKYEQIVREQKGDFFFDYFTLKNKLKDFVGKHITSTLIVPCHNDTVPENFVIAQDGRTYLIDWEYSGMNDPSWDVAAYILESRLTEDAIQYLLQEYYAEQPSEEELVKIKAFMAVQDLLWTVWALIRHYNGDDFLDYCNIRYERFRKNLKALTSQSDCTIADLVKS, translated from the coding sequence ATGGATGAATTAGTACAAAAAAAACTGAGGCTCATATTTCAGGATGACAACATCATATTTGACAGATCTCGTTTCGCAGGTGGTCTGACGAATTATAACTATATCATGGAGATTCAGGGGAAAGAGTATGTTGTTAGGCTTCCCGGTGGCATGACCAATCAAATGATTGATCGTAAAATCGAGAAAGTAAACAATACGATCGCTTGTGATTTGGGACTGAACTCAGAATGTTATTATTTTGACGATATCAGTGGCATCAAAATCAGTGTCTATCTAAAGAACAGCAAAAACATTGCCCAAGCAGATCCATGCGATTTCGTCAATATTAAAGCTGTCTCTGGCTTAATGAAGAGAGTCCATCAAAGCGCTAAGCCCTTTCCCAATCGGTTTGACTGGGAGGCGGAGCTCAACAAGTATGAACAGATTGTGAGGGAGCAAAAAGGGGATTTCTTCTTCGACTACTTCACCTTGAAAAATAAACTGAAAGATTTTGTAGGGAAGCATATCACAAGCACACTGATTGTGCCTTGTCATAATGATACCGTGCCGGAAAACTTCGTAATTGCTCAGGATGGCAGAACCTACCTTATTGACTGGGAGTATTCCGGTATGAATGACCCAAGCTGGGATGTCGCGGCCTATATTCTTGAATCCAGACTCACTGAGGATGCCATTCAGTATTTACTTCAGGAATATTATGCAGAGCAGCCCTCGGAGGAAGAATTGGTAAAGATAAAAGCTTTCATGGCAGTTCAGGATTTGCTCTGGACCGTATGGGCTCTAATACGACACTATAATGGGGATGATTTTCTGGATTACTGCAATATCAGATATGAACGATTCCGCAAGAATCTTAAGGCACTGACAAGTCAATCGGACTGTACCATTGCCGATCTGGTGAAAAGTTGA
- a CDS encoding GntR family transcriptional regulator has protein sequence MTNQFQSNLPIYLQLVSNFKHRIASGDLTAGSKLESVRDLAIRFEVNPNTMQRALAELERDGLVYADRTVGRFITENKELIKEMRESVAKDIVSQFIHQMSSLGFSSREAMDLFQKFLENGGDVNEHAN, from the coding sequence ATGACGAATCAGTTTCAATCAAATCTGCCGATCTATTTACAATTGGTCAGCAATTTCAAGCACCGAATCGCCTCAGGGGATTTAACGGCCGGTTCCAAGCTTGAATCTGTGAGGGATCTGGCAATCCGTTTCGAGGTCAATCCAAATACCATGCAGCGAGCATTGGCCGAATTGGAACGGGACGGATTGGTATATGCGGATCGAACAGTGGGGCGTTTTATTACCGAAAATAAGGAGTTGATTAAAGAGATGCGTGAATCAGTGGCAAAGGATATCGTAAGTCAGTTTATTCATCAGATGAGTAGTCTTGGTTTTTCAAGCCGGGAGGCTATGGATTTATTTCAAAAATTTCTGGAGAATGGGGGTGATGTGAATGAACACGCAAACTAA
- a CDS encoding ABC transporter ATP-binding protein, with product MNTQTNSTEKELRLNQGDSLVEVKGLTKSYKSKAVLNNINLTLEPGHIVGLLGPNGSGKTTLIKILTGAIKDYQGSVSINGFPVGSTSKALVSYLPDTAYFSPWMRPTDMISLFKDFYSDFDEKKCLDMLHRLGLSETQKIKSMSKGMIEKFQLCLVMSRNALFYVLDEPIGGVDPAARDFILDTILTNYNENSTILMSTHLISDVERIFDTVIFLREGEIVRKGNIDNIREEEGKSIDQLFREVFKC from the coding sequence ATGAACACGCAAACTAACAGCACAGAGAAAGAATTGAGATTGAATCAAGGTGACAGTCTGGTAGAAGTAAAAGGTTTGACCAAATCTTATAAATCTAAAGCAGTTTTAAACAATATCAACCTTACCCTCGAACCCGGCCACATCGTCGGCTTGCTCGGGCCCAACGGAAGCGGCAAAACAACGCTGATTAAGATTCTCACCGGCGCAATCAAAGATTATCAGGGAAGTGTTTCCATCAATGGCTTTCCTGTGGGATCCACTTCCAAAGCCCTGGTATCTTATTTACCGGATACTGCTTATTTCAGCCCATGGATGCGCCCAACCGATATGATTTCACTGTTCAAAGACTTTTATTCTGATTTTGACGAGAAGAAATGCCTCGATATGCTTCACCGGCTGGGACTTTCTGAAACGCAAAAAATCAAAAGCATGTCAAAGGGCATGATAGAGAAATTCCAGCTTTGTCTTGTAATGTCCCGAAATGCCCTGTTCTATGTGCTCGACGAACCCATAGGAGGCGTTGATCCTGCTGCAAGAGACTTTATTTTGGATACGATTCTGACAAATTACAATGAAAATTCCACCATACTGATGTCAACACATCTGATCTCGGACGTTGAAAGAATCTTTGACACTGTAATCTTTCTGAGGGAAGGCGAAATTGTTCGAAAGGGTAATATCGACAACATCAGAGAGGAAGAAGGAAAATCCATCGACCAATTATTCAGGGAGGTATTCAAATGCTAA